The Candidatus Defluviibacterium haderslevense DNA window TTGGAGGAGCAATCAAGATTTTCTAAATTGATAAAATGTTCAATGCCTTCAAGTGATTCAATGTTTTGAGAATCGATTTTTAAATTAATTATTTGTTGGGCCTCATTGATTTCTATCTCACCATCATCATTTAAATCAGCGTTTTTATCACCATTGCCATCAAAGTCAGTATCAACACATAAGGTATTTAGTAGAGCATTCTCAAATTGAGCATCAGGAAAATGTATGGTCTGTGCTGAACAGAAGAGGCTCATGAATAGGAGCGGAATACCTGATAATTTTATGTAAGTCATTAGGGTAGATTTAAATTTAGTAGGGTAAATATACAATTAGTTGTTGTTTATATTATTACCTTTTTATGATGATTAGATCTAATTGGGTCGGATTTGCATTTGCTTAAATAGCTTTTAGATGATTTTTTTATGCAAATTTTTTTTGGGATCTAAAGAACAATGTTGCTCTGGAATGGTTATCGTGCTCTATCTATAGAATTTATTTCATATATTCGTTTAATAAGATATAATATTGTGTCTAAATTGATCGTTATATGGCTTAATATTTTTGATTATGAATGGTCTCAACATTGTGGATAAGTCCTTGATTTCTGGCCCTAGTTTCGCTTGGCATAGGAAATTTTATTTAATGGATTTTTCGCGGCCATTTCACTTTGATATGATTTTGAATCATTTATAAAATATTTTTTTGCCAACCCTTTTTTTTTAAATAAATCCAATAAATTATTTTCAATGAAGTATTTTTTTAGTTTCATCTTGTCCATTTTATGTTTAGCAGAAAATTATGCACAAGTAACCATAAAAGGACAAGTTAAGGACATATCCGGTAATAGCATTTCTTTCTGTTCTATAACCCTACTTCATGAACAGGATTCAGCATTAATAAAAGGAAATCTGACCAATGATCAAGGTGAATACATGATTGAAAATGTAGACCCAGGTAAATACATGATTTTGGCGTCTTATTTGGGATATGAACCCGTTTATAGTACCATCATTGACATTAAATCTGAGAGCAAGACGGCAACAGTCGATATTATGCTCCAGGAGAAATCTATTGTGTTGGATGAAGCAGTTTTTATTGCTAAACGCCCTTTTCTTGAACAGAAGGCAGACCGGTTAATCGTGAATGTTTCGAATAGTGCCATTGCAGCTGGTGGTACTGCCATGGAAATACTTAAAAAAGTTCCTGGAGTCATTATCATCCAAGATAAAGTGACATTGGGTGGTAGCCAAAACGTCCAAGTGTGGATTGATAGTAAACCTTCACCATACACTGATATGAATGCTGTCCTAAGAGACATGCCCGGAGATCAAATAGATCGCATAGAGTTGATTACACAACCTGGTGCCCAGTTTGATGCTGCAGGAGGACCTATATTGAATGTTATTTTGAAAAGAAATGCTGATTTGGGATTTAAAGCAACAGCGGCATTGGCTGTTGGTGGATATCAAGTGAATCAAAGTGATGTGGATCAAGGAATACAAAATTACTATCGTATAAATCCTTCTGTCAATGTAGTCTATCGAAAAGGAAAATACAATCTTTTTGGAAATGCTAGTTTCAATCAAGGAAAAACATTTGAAGTATTTATTGTAGATCGGTTCATAGGAAATGATGTGTATAAGAGTAAAAGTTTAGATAACAAGGATTATCAATTCCGAAATATTAGAATAGGTGCAGACTATTATGCTACTAAAAAAACAACTATTGGTTTTATAGCGCGGGCATGGAGTCGGGAAGGCGATGGAAATAGTTATAACAGAACCAACGTTTTTGATCTTTCAGACCATTTAATTGATGCTTTTATTACTGAAAATGTAAGTGATAATAAGAGAAGTGGATTTTATACAAATCTGAATGGCAAGCATGAATTTAATCCTAAAACAGGACGTAGTATTACCCTGGATTTAGATTATAATCAATTCAATACAAATACATCCAATGATCTAACGATTTATCCAACAGAGCAAATATCTAACAGATCACTTTCAGAACAAGTTGTCAAACAGCCGGTAGATATTTGGGTTGTAAAAAGTGATTATATACATCCTTTTGATTCTACGTTTAAATTTGAAACCGGCATTAAATCAAGTTTTGCCAGTGTCGATAATCGATTGAATTTTTTTCGAAATGGAATTAAATCCAATACAGAGTCCAATGATTTTTTATACAAAGAAAATATTTTGGGAGCATATATAAATTTAAGTAAGAGTTTGAAAAAGTTTGATTTTAATGCAGGGGTTCGAATGGAGAATACTAATGTTTCTGGTACAACTTTGGATTCTTTAGTTTTGGATAGAAATTATCTGCAATGGTTTCCAAGTGCAAGTGCATTGTATCATATCAATAAAAATATGGGCATACAAACTTCTTTTTCCAGAAGACTAAATCGTCCTGGATTCCAACAACAAAATCCATTTATTAATTTTATAGATTCATTAACTTACACACGTGGTAATCCAAAATTATTACCTGAAATAAGCAACACCGCACAATTGAATTTCACCTATGACGGTCAACCAGTAGCGGGCATTAGTTATGCGGTAACGAATGATGTTATAATAGAAAATGCACCTCAGATAGAAGGTACAAAAACCTATACGACCGCAGAGAATTTGGCCAATCAAAGGAGATTGGAAATTCAATTGAATTTTCCGATTAAACTTGGAAAATGGTTAGATGGATATGGCGGTAATCAAGCCATTTATAATAGTTATGATGCGACTTATCAAGGTTTAAAGTATGAAGCGAATCAATGGAGTTGGTTGGCCTACTGGGAACTTAATTTCCAATTGCCTAAGGATTTTAAGCTTGAAGTGGGTGGTTTTTATTTTACCAAATTTCTTGAAGAATTTTTGGTTATTGATCATATTGGGAGTTTAGATTTTGGAGCATCCAAAACATTTTGGAATAAAAGAGGAAAATTGAGTTTTAGTTTTAATGATATTTTGGATTCTCAAAACACTCGTGCTAATATTAATTTCAATGATGTAAATGTCAATTTTTTCCAACGGGAACTTAACAGAAATATGAGGTTGAGTTTTAGTTACCAATTTGGAAATTCCAAAGTTAAGAATGGCGGTAATCGTAAGGCAGCTTCGGAAAGCGAGGCTTCGAGGGTGAAGGTGGAGTAGGGTAGAGTGACTAACGGATTGAAATCCGTTAGTAGAAAATGAGTCGAGCCTACAGCTCTGGGGAGTGAGATATGTTTGTGCCTATGACACTCTGTTATTTGGGTTTAGGATTACTCAGGATTAAAATCCGTGAGTAAAAAATGTTTCGAACCTACGGCTCTTAGGAGTAGGAAATTGGTATGTAATGTGTTAGAAATAAATGTGTTGAACTTTGGTTTATTATGAGTTACAGTACAAAATGGAGGCATAGCCTCGTTCTATATTTTTTACAAAGGATTTTTATCTAATGTTATTAACTCATAAAGTTAGTAAATATATAATGCCCCTAGAGCTCTTGAAAGTTGCTGAACGAAAAGAGGCGTAGCCTCGTTCTATTTTAATAACAACGGAATTTAATTAGTTTTGTATGTCACGAAGTAATTTCATTAGGACCGAAGGTAAAACCAATTTTTTTTTGGTGTGAATGAGAGGCATAGCCTCGTTTCATCATAATAACAACGGATTTTAATCCGTTGTTATTAACTAATAAAGTTCCCGAGTGCCATAGGCACGGCGCATTTTTAATTAATTAATCTAATTATATGGCTAACACATATTCACAAATTTACGTACAAATCGTTTTTGCAGTAAAATATCGAAAAGCGCTTCTTGATAAAGCTTGGAGAAGTCAGGTTTTTGGGGTTATGGGAAATTTAATTAACGAAACCAATTGCAAAACAATAATAGTAAACGGTGTAGAAGATCATGTGCATTGTTTTGTAGGTTTGAAACCTGCTATTTCTGTTTCAGAGTTAATGAAAATAGTGAAAGCGAAATCATCAAAATACATTAATGATCATTCTCTTACCCGTGAGCGATTTGAATGGCAGACAGGCTTTGGTGTGTTTTCTTACAGCCAAATAGATATTGAAAGAGTGTTTAAATATATACAGAATCAAGAAGAGCATCATAGATCCAAAAAATTTAAAGAGGAGTATTTAGAGTTATTAAAGGAATACCAAGTTGAGTATGATGAGCAATATCTATTTGAAGACTTGATATAAAAAATGTGTTGTGTCTATGGCAACAAAAAATGTAGGGTGCCCATCACGCAATAAATGTGTCGTGCCTACAGCACTCAGCTTAGCCGGATGCTTTTTACTAACGGATTGAAATCCGTTAGTAAAAAATGTTTCGAGCCTACGGCTCTAGTGAGTTAGATAATGCGTAAATCCAAAATGTGGCACGTCCATAGCTTTAGGATTTACGGTGAAATTTAGAGGCGTAGCCTCGATCTATTTTAATAACAACGGATTTCAATCCGTTGTTATTAACCAATAAGTTTCATGAGTGCCAGAGGCACGATCCATTTTGAGACAAACCTAATAATTGATGATTTACAAAAACTCGAGTCATTAAAATAGCTAAGGACGCAAAGGAATTACAGTACGAAAAAGAGGCGTAGCCTCGATCCATTTTTTTAACAACGGATTTCAATCCGTTGTTAAAAAAAATCAAGTTCTTGAGTGCCAGAGGCACGATCCATTTCTTTCGAAGCCCAGTCAAAAAAAAACTGTATGAAACTTACGCGATTATAATGTCACTTACCTAACTTCTGCAGGTGGTCTTTGTGGTCTTACAAATTCTTTTTTCTTAATGAGTTCTTTGGTTTCTAATATCGCACGTTCCAATTGATTGTCTATGCCTCTACTTAAAGCTGTAAGATCTTCCATAACTTCGATATCCGGATCGACACCGTGCCCTTCTTTGAACCATGTGCCATCCGAATTATACATCCTGAAAGATGGTGCAGTAATTGAACCACCATCAATCAAACTCGGCACGCCACTAATACCTATTAATCCTCCCCAGGTTCGAGTTCCAATCAATGGGCCCAGATGTTTTTTTCTGAAATAATCCGGAAATGCGTCACCACCTGAACCACTCCATCCATTGATGAGCATTACTTTTGGTCCGAAGTGAGCATAGGGAGGCCAAGGCCATGGTTGACCATCTCTGGTCGCAAAAAATGCAAGTGGTTCGCGATTTAGGATTTCAACAAAACGGTCTGGAATTTGTCCACCATTATTAAAACGTTCATCAATGATCAACGCTTTTTTATCCCATTGGGCAGAGAATTGTCTAATGAGTTCACTTTGTCCATCAGTTCCAGTGCTTGGAACATAGATATAACCTACAGTTCCATTAGATGCTTCTTCAACGCGTTTTCGCTTAGATTCTATCCAGGCTAAATGGCGCAATCGAGCTTCATTATCTATGGTTTGAACCATGATTTTTTTTGCATTAGTCCAACTTGGGCTTGTATTGTATGTGAGTTCTACCGTTTTATTTCCTAATCCTTGAAAACTTGCAGTGGGTTCTAATTGCGTTGATAAAGGGATGCCATTAACTGCAAGAATGTAATCTCCTTCTTTAATTACCAAGCCCGGTGCTGCTAAAGGAGATTTGATTTCAGCATCCCAAGATCCTGGTTTAATAATATGCTTAATTTTATAAAATTGACCTTCAGCTTCCCAATTGATACCTAAATAGCCTACATTTTTTTGTGCAGCACGTTCTTCTGGTCCACCACCACGATAGGTATGAGAGGCATTAAGTTCAGCTATCATTTCACCAATAATAAAATTCACATCTTCTCTTGTGGTTGCTACTTCTAACATTTTTAAATAACGTTCTTTTATGAGATTCCAATTAACGCCATGCATTTGTCCATCATAGAAAAAATCTCGCTCCAAGCGCCATACATCTGTTAAAATTTGTTTCCATTCTTGAGCTGGATCAACCATCATAGACATTTCACCTATGCGTAATGGTTTTTCCCATTTTTGATTTTCTTCTGGTTTAATTATGGCCATGGCTTCACCTTTAAAAGCAAGTATTTTTTTACCATCTGCACTTAATATAAAACCATTTGCATCATCTAAAATATTTTTTTCTTCCCTCTTTTCGATATCATAATAGGCAATTGACATTTTTGCACTATTTGGTGATCCAGTGTTTGGAACTTTTAAGTATATTATTTTTCCGGTGCTTGAAGTTATATTACCAAAATTCCCATTAGCAATTGGAAGTACAACCATGCGTGATTCAATCTGATCAAAATCTATTTCTACCGGAATTATTTTTTGTGCAGTGCTGTCTTTCTTTTCTTTATTTTCTTTATTTTCTTTTGCTTTCTTATTTTTGGTCTCTTTAGCTTTTGCAATTGTTTCAGGTTCAGATTTAATGACCACGGTATCATTCTTTGGACTCAAGAGTGAAGGCGTTTTTTTAAGAAGACTTATTGCAGCGATCTGAGTTGAATTGGTATAAATAAATGTATTATCTATATCACTATAAGATGGTTGAAAAAGTTGATTCGTAAACAAGTAAATATATTTTCCTTCGCTATCAAATACGGGCGAACTACATTCATAATATCCGCTTGTTATTTGGTGAAGTTTTTGTTGATTTACATCAAAAACAAATACAGCATTGTGATAATTTTCAAGATCTCTGTTGTAAGTCAACCATCTGCTGTCCGGTGACCAACTGGGGTTAAAGCCCATTAAACTTCCATGGGTCATTCGAAGTCCTTTGTCGACATTGATGCTCGCTCCGGTAGTGATATCGAAAATTCTAATTTGCATAGTCTGATCTATGAAGGCCAATTTTTTACTATCAGGTGACCAAAACAATTGGTATCGATATCCGGGACCGTAATTCGTCATTTTTTTCTTTGAACTTGGATCTGTAGCATTCATAGTCCATAATTCATATTCACCAGATTGGTCACTCCAATAAGCGATTGTTTTACCATCTGGAGACCATTTAGGGAAACGTTGTGCAGAGCCCGATGATTGAGTTAAATTAATTACAGAACCATTTTCTGCGGGCAATGAAAAGATCTCTCCCCGAGCTTCTATCAAGGTGCGATTGCCATCAGGACTTATTGCAGCAAATTCAATTAATTTATCTACATTTTCTAAGGAAGGTTTTAATCTGATTTTATCTGTGATGATATTGACTTTAACTTCAGTTAATTGATTGGATTTAAGTGAATAAAGGTATAGTTTGCCGGATGCTTCAAAAACAATATCTTCAGGTCCTTGTGATGGAAAATGAATGTCATCATCTTTAAACATGGTAAGTTGTGTGCGGGATTTCAATTTCAGATCGTATCTCCACAGGTTCATTCTTTTTTCAGGTCCATTGTCTGACAAAAAATAAATATTGTTTTCGTGCCACATTGGAAGTTCTTCGCTTGCATCAATTGAAGTTGAAATATTTTGAGACGAACTATCTTTTAAATTAAATAGATATATATCTGCTACATCACCACCGCGATACCGTTTCCAGGTTCTAAAAATTTCTGATTTGATAACCATAGCCATCTGCTGTCCATCGGATGAATAACTTCCGAATTCACCATAAGCAAAGGGCAATTTGGTAGGAAAACCACCCTGAATTGATATGGTATACAATTGGTTGAATCGATCTTTTTCACTCTCTCGATTGGATGCAAATAAAATGTGTTGACCATTAGGATGCCAATCCACCATCCGATCACTTTTACCATGCTGGGTGAGCCGAGTTGGGACACCACCCATTATGGATTGTAAATAGACATCTGCATTGCCATCATAATTTGCTGAAAAAGCAATTTTTTGTCCATCAGGTGAAAACTTAGGAAACACTTCCATACCTACAGGTGAGCTTATTTTTAGGGCATTTCCACCTTGTTTTGGGACTAGCCATAGATCATTGGCATAACTAAAAACGATTTGGGTGGAGGAAACATCCGGAAAACGAAATAGACCTGCATTCACTTGGGCGATTGCAGCGTGATTCGCAATCAGAAATTGCACTAATAAAAGAAGAGAATAATAATTGAATCGCATACTCATTTTTATAAATTTGGTCAAAGCTAAAAAATCTTTTATTATAACGATTGTAAAATTTATGGAGTCTATAGGCTGATATATTGTCAAAAAAGGGTATTTTTTCATTAATTGTTTGATATTACATGATTAATGTGAAATAATCCATATAAATCCTTCCTTGGTTGATGTATTATGATGGTATTTCATTAATTTTGTAAGTGACATATTGTTTGTAATAAAATGATAGGTTAGTATTGCATCTCGGATAAATCAACATTTGTTAATATTTAGAATTAGGTGATTTAGTATAGTTCATGATAGATGGATTATGCAAATTCCTGAAACCTGAATTTTGTAATTTATTTTGTTGTTTTTAATTTTTTAATTTATGAAATCCAAGATTGTTGAAGTAGCATTTTTTAATTATGTTTTGAATTTTTACCCAGTCAAGCAAAGCTTATGGTTCATCCTATTCTATATGGGAACTTTCATTGAAAGTAGATCATTGGTGGCTTGCGATATATTGGTTGCAAAATCGAATTTATACATTACTATTGAGCGAGGAAGTAAACTAAAGATTACAGCTAGGGACTTATTGGACATTGGATATTGTGAAGATCGGCAATATCAAGTTTCTTGGGTGCAAAATGGTGTGTTGACACCACTAGATAGTTTGTCCGACCAGCTTCCAAGGTATTTAAGATTCCATGTTGCAGATTTAAGTAATCAGCATTTTTGTTTTGGTGATTTGCAACTCAATTTTGTGGATTGTATAGAAGATTTAGTGCCTAAACAATTAGATACATTATTTATAAGTGAATGTGCGCGTTATGGAACATTTAAATTGCAAGGTTTTGAGATACCGGATACCGCAAAAGTTATATTCGTAAATGGTGAGTATTTAGTAAGTGGCTGGTCCAGATGTGGAATCGTTAAAATTAAAATAACTGATATAAAAAGTACTAAACTGCCAAAGGATAATATTTATGAACATATTGAAACCCTTCGATTCAGGATTACCAGAACCGATAATATCTCATTTAATTTTTCAAATACCATTTTATATAAGCGGCCAGTCTTTGATAGTACGGTTTATTTTCCAAAATTTGATGGAGTTGAAAATCCTATTTTTGATTGTGGTGATAATTGGGAGACGGATAGAAATGGAAATCCTACGGCAAAATATGTTTTACCCAAAAAACTATATGACAACGATTGTACATTTTTTGCCTATAACTATGTGGATTCATTGGTAAGTGTGATAGATACCCTATGTTTATCGACAAAAATTGTAGAACGAATATGGACTTTTATTAATTGGGATAACGGACGTATTTATACATTTAATCAGAGAATTCATATTCAATGCATCAAGGATTTGGAACCGCCAACTGCAAAATGCAAATCCGAAATTGTCGAATTAAATTTGGATTCTAGTCAAACCATTAAGATTAATGCGAATCAATTTGATGATGGATCGACAGACAATTGTGGTATAAGATCAATAAGTTTTGATTCTATTGCAACTATCAATTCACTTCAATTTGATATTCAGGATACCGGCAAAATCATAGATGTTGACATATGGGTTTATGATCATGCTGGTAATAAAACCAAATGTACATCTCAAATAAGAGTTAGTGAAGATAAGGTGGTCTCGAATTTTAA harbors:
- the tnpA gene encoding IS200/IS605 family transposase → MANTYSQIYVQIVFAVKYRKALLDKAWRSQVFGVMGNLINETNCKTIIVNGVEDHVHCFVGLKPAISVSELMKIVKAKSSKYINDHSLTRERFEWQTGFGVFSYSQIDIERVFKYIQNQEEHHRSKKFKEEYLELLKEYQVEYDEQYLFEDLI
- a CDS encoding TonB-dependent receptor, with the translated sequence MKYFFSFILSILCLAENYAQVTIKGQVKDISGNSISFCSITLLHEQDSALIKGNLTNDQGEYMIENVDPGKYMILASYLGYEPVYSTIIDIKSESKTATVDIMLQEKSIVLDEAVFIAKRPFLEQKADRLIVNVSNSAIAAGGTAMEILKKVPGVIIIQDKVTLGGSQNVQVWIDSKPSPYTDMNAVLRDMPGDQIDRIELITQPGAQFDAAGGPILNVILKRNADLGFKATAALAVGGYQVNQSDVDQGIQNYYRINPSVNVVYRKGKYNLFGNASFNQGKTFEVFIVDRFIGNDVYKSKSLDNKDYQFRNIRIGADYYATKKTTIGFIARAWSREGDGNSYNRTNVFDLSDHLIDAFITENVSDNKRSGFYTNLNGKHEFNPKTGRSITLDLDYNQFNTNTSNDLTIYPTEQISNRSLSEQVVKQPVDIWVVKSDYIHPFDSTFKFETGIKSSFASVDNRLNFFRNGIKSNTESNDFLYKENILGAYINLSKSLKKFDFNAGVRMENTNVSGTTLDSLVLDRNYLQWFPSASALYHINKNMGIQTSFSRRLNRPGFQQQNPFINFIDSLTYTRGNPKLLPEISNTAQLNFTYDGQPVAGISYAVTNDVIIENAPQIEGTKTYTTAENLANQRRLEIQLNFPIKLGKWLDGYGGNQAIYNSYDATYQGLKYEANQWSWLAYWELNFQLPKDFKLEVGGFYFTKFLEEFLVIDHIGSLDFGASKTFWNKRGKLSFSFNDILDSQNTRANINFNDVNVNFFQRELNRNMRLSFSYQFGNSKVKNGGNRKAASESEASRVKVE
- a CDS encoding PD40 domain-containing protein, whose amino-acid sequence is MRFNYYSLLLLVQFLIANHAAIAQVNAGLFRFPDVSSTQIVFSYANDLWLVPKQGGNALKISSPVGMEVFPKFSPDGQKIAFSANYDGNADVYLQSIMGGVPTRLTQHGKSDRMVDWHPNGQHILFASNRESEKDRFNQLYTISIQGGFPTKLPFAYGEFGSYSSDGQQMAMVIKSEIFRTWKRYRGGDVADIYLFNLKDSSSQNISTSIDASEELPMWHENNIYFLSDNGPEKRMNLWRYDLKLKSRTQLTMFKDDDIHFPSQGPEDIVFEASGKLYLYSLKSNQLTEVKVNIITDKIRLKPSLENVDKLIEFAAISPDGNRTLIEARGEIFSLPAENGSVINLTQSSGSAQRFPKWSPDGKTIAYWSDQSGEYELWTMNATDPSSKKKMTNYGPGYRYQLFWSPDSKKLAFIDQTMQIRIFDITTGASINVDKGLRMTHGSLMGFNPSWSPDSRWLTYNRDLENYHNAVFVFDVNQQKLHQITSGYYECSSPVFDSEGKYIYLFTNQLFQPSYSDIDNTFIYTNSTQIAAISLLKKTPSLLSPKNDTVVIKSEPETIAKAKETKNKKAKENKENKEKKDSTAQKIIPVEIDFDQIESRMVVLPIANGNFGNITSSTGKIIYLKVPNTGSPNSAKMSIAYYDIEKREEKNILDDANGFILSADGKKILAFKGEAMAIIKPEENQKWEKPLRIGEMSMMVDPAQEWKQILTDVWRLERDFFYDGQMHGVNWNLIKERYLKMLEVATTREDVNFIIGEMIAELNASHTYRGGGPEERAAQKNVGYLGINWEAEGQFYKIKHIIKPGSWDAEIKSPLAAPGLVIKEGDYILAVNGIPLSTQLEPTASFQGLGNKTVELTYNTSPSWTNAKKIMVQTIDNEARLRHLAWIESKRKRVEEASNGTVGYIYVPSTGTDGQSELIRQFSAQWDKKALIIDERFNNGGQIPDRFVEILNREPLAFFATRDGQPWPWPPYAHFGPKVMLINGWSGSGGDAFPDYFRKKHLGPLIGTRTWGGLIGISGVPSLIDGGSITAPSFRMYNSDGTWFKEGHGVDPDIEVMEDLTALSRGIDNQLERAILETKELIKKKEFVRPQRPPAEVR